The Miscanthus floridulus cultivar M001 chromosome 17, ASM1932011v1, whole genome shotgun sequence genome has a window encoding:
- the LOC136517400 gene encoding ribosome production factor 2 homolog, with protein sequence MVAAIRVPKTQRARRELLKHAPKLVETSKNTLILHGTKTSAVLNSVLSDIYHLKRDNAVKYTKKNDNIRPFESGGESSLEFFSLKTDCSLIVYGSHSKKRPNNLILGRTYDHHIYDLVEVGVENYKSMESYVYDKKLAPKLGSKPFFAFIGEHFESAEELKHLKEVLLDLFRGEVVENLNLAGVDRIYVCTAISPTTVYMMHCALRLKRSGTSIPRMELVEVGPSMDLVVRRHRLPVESLKKEAMKTAEHAKKMKNVTKDPVQGKLGKVYMPDQQVGKLTLSNDIKGLKRERREAKKNNEDSKKQKVNPE encoded by the exons ATGGTGGCGGCGATCAGGGTGCCCAAGACCCAACGCGCCAGGCGGGAGCTCCTCAAGCACGCGCCCAAGCTC GTTGAGACCAGCAAGAATACACTGATCCTCCATGGTACCAAGACTAGTGCTGTGTTGAACTCTGTGCTGTCAGATATTTACCACCTAAAGCGTGATAATGCTGTGAAATATACCAAGAAGAATGACAACATTAGGCCTTTTGAAAGTGGTGGAGAATCTTCTCTGGAATTTTTCTCCCTCAAGACAGACTGCAGCCTTATAGTG TATGGTTCTCATTCAAAGAAGAGGCCCAACAATTTGATTTTGGGAAGAACGTATGACCACCACATATATGACCTTGTTGAAGTAGGAGTTGAGAACTACAAGTCGATGGAATCTTATGTTTATGATAAGAAGCTAGCACCAAAACTTGGATCGAAGCCTTTCTTTGCTTTCATAGGGGAACACTTTGAGAGTGCTGAagagctgaaacatttgaaagaAGTGCTGCTGGATCTTTTCAGAGGAGAG GTCGTAGAGAATCTAAACCTTGCTGGTGTGGATCGGATCTATGTGTGCACTGCAATCTCTCCTACTACTGTCTACATGATGCACTGTGCTCTCCGTCTAAAAAGGTCAGGTACATCTATTCCCAGGATGGAGCTGGTCGAAGTTGGACCTTCAATGGATCTGGTTGTAAGGAGGCACAGACTTCCAGTTGAAAGCTTAAAGAAAGAAGCTATGAAGACTGCTGAACATGCTAAGAAG ATGAAAAATGTCACTAAGGATCCAGTGCAGGGCAAGCTGGGCAAGGTCTACATGCCAGACCAGCAG GTTGGGAAGTTGACCTTATCAAACGACATAAAGGGACTAAAGAGGGAGCGTCGCGAAGCCAAGAAAAACAATGAGGACTCGAAGAAGCAAAAGGTCAACCCTGAGTAA